Genomic DNA from Providencia sp. PROV188:
CGCCACTTCAGTGATCGATTTACCTGCTGAAATTTGGCTAATGGCACTCAGTAAGCAGGCTTGTTGTCGCCAATCTGAAAATGACAAACCCGTTTGCGCCCCAAAAAAGCGGCTAAATGAGCGGTCGCTTTTGTGCAGTTTTGCAGCCCACTCTTGGGGAAGCGAGGTAATTTGCGGTGATTTTAAAAATTCGCGGCACAAGGCTGCGAGGCTTTCATCTCGCGGGATCGGGGCAAAGAATGGTAGCGGCTCGGCGCGCGCCACTTCATGGAGGATCAGCTGCATCAATGAGCCATCTCGTCCGTTAAGATCATATTCCAGTGGCACATCAACCGCTTCTAATAGCAATTGGCGAAGTAAAGGCGTGACGCGCAAAACTTCGCATCGATTGCCTTGGCGGGGCGCAGCCGCAGGTTCGATATATAAACTGCGAGTGCTGACATTCAGCATCCGTGTTTCATGGGCTGTATTTTCAGGGATCCACACGCCACTGTCGGGGGGAATAACCCACTCACCATCTTCAGTACTCACCTCAATTAGCCC
This window encodes:
- a CDS encoding AraC family transcriptional regulator, encoding MRNIPLSTIDSVARDVIALATDYLPNVLLDSHKHRRAQFLYGATGLIEVSTEDGEWVIPPDSGVWIPENTAHETRMLNVSTRSLYIEPAAAPRQGNRCEVLRVTPLLRQLLLEAVDVPLEYDLNGRDGSLMQLILHEVARAEPLPFFAPIPRDESLAALCREFLKSPQITSLPQEWAAKLHKSDRSFSRFFGAQTGLSFSDWRQQACLLSAISQISAGKSITEVAFDLGYNNVGSFSTMFKKWLGQTPSSFIQRIES